ATCCCATTTAGACCTCACACTCTAAGGAGGCAGACACAGGGTAAGTTTGGGCTCATAGTccgcattttatagatgaggaaaatgaggctcagatgTTGAAGGATGTGTACAAGGTTGCCCAGCTCCTAAGTGACTGTTGAAATTTGAATCCCAATCTGCCTAACTGCAAAGTTCTAAGGTTATTTCCTCTGCCGCATCCTGCAGGCCCAGCCAGAAAGCTCTGGGGTCTCAGACAAATTATTTGCTACACCTGGGTTTGGGTGCAATGATGCCTATCCTGGCCTTCTTCATAGGGAGGTTGCCCAGATGAGATGAGGGCAGGCAGAGAGTGGAGATGGAGAAGTGCTTTGAGGAAGGAATAGCAATAATTTGCTGAGTACTGACTACATGTCAGATGGACGCTGTTCTACAGGCATTAAGAGCATTCACTCATTTTATCTTCAAGCAAACTTAGAAGATGGGTGCTGTTAACACAGACATCTTTCAACAGAGAAGTTAACTTCCCCTGTGGTTCAGAGCTAGGAAGAAgtggagctaggatttgaactcaggcaacCTTGCCCAAAGCTTATACTCTTAGTCACTACCTTTGCTGTGTGTCTACTTGTGAGGCACCATAAATGCCTTGTAGGAACTAATTGATCAAATCCTCTGGACAACTCTACGAGGTAGATACTCTTACTATCATTTCTAATTTACAGATAAGACAACTAAGGCCCAGAGACAGTAAGGAATTTGCCTAGGATCACACAGCTAAGTTCAGCCAGTCACAAAGCTGTGCCCTGAACCACTGCTATCCAAAGCATCAAAAAGTACCAGGTGAGCCTAAGGAAGAAACATGAGGACTGTGCAGGTTACGGGGGTGTCTGATGCTGTTTCTGGTGGTCAGGAGTGACCAGAGAAAGAGCTGCCCATGCCCCAGGTACCTGAACAGGAGGAGAATCCACAGTGAGCTCCTCCACGGGGTTCCGCTCGGCGAAGGCAGCCACAGACAGCCGGACCAGACTCCGCAGGATCTGACGGGGCCCTAATTCTTTCTCAGGGGACACTTTGCCATTGAGATGTCGCTGCCGTCTCAGGGTTGCAGAGGAGGCTGGTGGGCTCTGTGGAGCCTCCTCACTGCCCTGGTCTCCAGCCAGCCTCCCTGTGGGGCTGCCTGCAACTTTCAGAGGCCTGGAACGTGGCTGGCCTGTGGCAGGCTGGGGCTCGGGAAGGTTCAGGTTCTCCCGGGAGGCGTTCCTCTGCCTGGGATGGTTGAAAAGCAGATTGACGGTGTCTTGCAGCACCTCTCGGCTCTCCGCCGGTGCTCCCTGGTTGCCTTGATTACGTAGCGTCCTGTACAGGGTCGGGGTGAGGTGGAAGGGGGCCTGAAGGCAGGGGTCCCAGCCTGCTTCCATCATCGCCTCCTTGTCCACGTCTTTGTGGGACTGCCCGACTTCACAAGGCTCACCTGCCTGACCCCTGAGCATAGGCACGAGGTGGATGTCTGCCTTCTGAATGTGTTTCTGGGGCCTCTTGGGCTGCTGGCGGTAGGTGGACTCGGCCTCCCGACAGTTGTAGGCCCTGTTGTCCTTCTTCTCTGTCCGGCAGATGGACATGAACAAAGCCAGGATCAACCCGAAGATGCCCAGCAGTACAGTCAGGCAGATCACTGTCAGCATCGACATGCTCAAGGCCCCAGGCTTGCGGGCTGAGTCCCTCAGGTGGTCAGCACTGGTGACAAACATGATCCTCAACAGGGCTCGGGTCTGTAAAGGGGGGCTTCCCTGGTCCTCTACCACTATCTCCAGCTCCCACTCACTCCCAATGAGGCTGCTGGCATTGGTAACGTTGACGAACAGCTGCCCTGCATGGGGGCTGAGGATGAAGAGGTGGGCTTCATTTCCACTGCGGATGCTGTAGAGGGGCTCTCCATTTGCCCCCGAGTCTGCATCTCTTGCCACAATGGTTGTCAAAAGGAATGGCCGGGAGCTGTGAGTGGCCAGTGGAGGTGTGTCAGTGCCTGCTGGACCCAAGCCATTGGGAGTCTCGATGGGCACTAGCAGGTGGCCTGTGGAGGCGTTCACAAGCACGGAGAGGCTGGCTTTTCCATCGCTGAGCACAGGCTGGACCACCTCTGGGGCATTATCATTGGCATCCAAGAGGCTGACCCTCACAGAGACACTGGATGCAAGCATGGGTTGCCCGCTGTCCTCTGCGATCACCTGGAACTCAAAGCCGGCCATCTCTTCATAGTTCAGTGACCTCTGAGCAGTGACCTCTCCTGTGTTGGAGTCAATAGCTACTAAGTGAGCAACTGGGGAATCATGGATGCGGTATGAGACTTTTCCATTAATACCCAAGTCTGCATCATGAGCCTTGATGGTAATGAGGTGAAGAGAGGGTACGTTGTTTTCCCGTGTGGAGACTTCGTACCTGCTTTTCTCAAACACAGGTGCGTTGTCGTTGATGTCACTGATGTGAATGCTGAGCTGTTTCTTGGCTGATAAGGGCTGCAGTCCTTGGTCTTGGGCTAACAGAGTGAGTGTATATTTGGGCCACTGCTCTCTGTCCAGTGTGGCATTGGTTAGCAACATGTATGTGTTGCCATTAGTTCTTTTCAGCCTGAAGTGGCCCAGCTCTTGGCTCAGCCAACAGTGGACCAAACCATTGTTTCCTGAATCCAAGTCATCTGCCATGACAAGAGCAATAAAACTGTCCTTGGGAAGAGCTTCTGACACCAGTGATGGCTGGGAGGCCCATGTGACATGGATGCTTGGGATGTTGTCATTGACGTCCAGAACCTTGATGAGAACTTTGCAATGGGCTGGGATGGGATTGGGACCCAGGTCCCTTGCCTGGACATCCACCTCGTAGGCAGGGTTCTTTTCATAGTCTAGAGGTCGACGCAGAATGACCTGGCCTGTCTTGGCATCAATACTGAAGGTGTCCAGCACCTCTGGAGGCATGTGCTTACTGAGGAAGAACTCCACCTCCCCATTGGGGCCTTGGTCAGGGTCCGTGGCAGTCAGTTTTATGAGAAGAGTACCAGGGGCAGCATCTTCTTGGATTTCTAGTGCCAGTGAACTCTCAGCAAATACAGGGCTATTATCATTGGAGTCCAAGACGTTGACCTTGACCAAGCTGGTGCCTGACTTGGGGGGGTTCCCATTGTCATAGGCAGTTAACACCAGATCAAAAAATGAATGGATTTCCCTGTCCAGCTCCTTCACTACTACGAGTTCTGCGTGTTTGGTCTCATCAGGGCCCACAATGACATCCAAGGCAAAGTGCTCACTGGGAGACAGAGTGTAGGTGTGCAGGGTGTTAGGGCCCGTGTCTGGGTCAAGAGCTCTGTCCAGGGGGATCCGGGTGCGCAGAGAGGCGCTCTCAGAGATTTCCAGCTCCTGCTCGCCTTTGGGAAACCGTGGCTGGTGGTCATTGATGTCCAGCACTTGGATCTCCACGTGGATCAGAGCCAAATCCCCTGTGGCAAGCACATCAAAGGAAACCAGGCAGGGATCCCACTGTCGGCATAGCTGCTCTCGATCCAGCCGCCTACCTGTGCTGAGCAAGCCTTCCTCAGAGTCCACCTGAATGGGGAGCGCCTGAGGCAGCTGCAACACCTGGAAGGCAGCCCCAGCTTGCCTCTGCCTCtcctcccggcccagctcctggGACAGCTTCCCGATCACTGTGCCAGATGGCACTTCCTCTGACACTTGGTATTTCACTGTGAGAGTGGTTACCTCCTGACCATCCCCTAAAAGAAAGAAGTAGCCACCTGGCCCCAAAAGCCCCAGCAGAAGTTGCAGAAGTTGCATCATGCTTACCACCAAGTGGGCCACATTCAGAAACTGCTAGAGTTCTTTCAAGCCTGGACAAGTCCTCCAGTGTTTCCTGGATGGCTCAATCAGCCCTGTGCTCCTTCCCCCGGACCTGCTGGCACAACCTTGTCCCATAGTTAGATGATGATGGAACAAGCAGGACCCCCAGGCAAGGCCATCTTCATCGGAAGCGATCTGAGATATCCAAACGCCGATCAAGAATTGCCAGGATAGACCCCTACAGGGGAACTAGCTGGTCCACTTCAGCAAATGATGGACAAGAGCTGGTCTAAGAGGGACCTGACCCAGTTGAGCAGGATGTGGGACTCTGACTTCCAAACAGTTGCTAGGCTGGGGAAACAGAGAAGCAGCTTTTTCCTATGGAAACCCCACCTACAGGAAAAGGGAGGGCTGTGAGTTTTCAATGCCAATTAGAGAAAGAGCATTTCCTGTGAAGCTAAGTGGCCTGCCACTGAGGAGGATGAGGCTGGGGCTCCGGGGACAGGCCAGATGGGAAGCTGCTGTCCATGCAGCAAGGCTGCTGCTGAGGGAAAGGGAGCCTCTGCATCACCAAGTGAGCAGAAAACTTGAGCCTCCACCTGCTTGCAAGCGGACTGATGCCCCTCCCGGGCAAGTCATGTTTCCtgtttctctccccttccccaacTCTCTTTGTTCCTATCTTTTCCCCCATTGTTCCCCTCTCACGCCTGTCTTTTTCCCACTCTTGTTTACCTCTCTGTCTTGACTCTGCCCTGATCACCTGTTTTTGTCTCACTGCAGCTGTGATTAACAGAGCAGCCATCAGAGCTaaactgcctgagttcaaattctgatTTTGCAACTTACCAGCTGTGTCATCtgggacaagtcacttaacctctctgggcctccattaCCTCATCTGTAGAGTGGGGATGGGAGTAAGAATAGTAGCCCTTTCAGCGGGAAACTGTGAGGATTAAACGAAATGATGCATGAAGGGCTTTGGCCTGGGCCTGGCCCCGTGTCACAGGCAGTGACGTTATTGCAAGGGATGAGTGTTGTAATCTGCACAACTTGTCACACCCTATGGCTACCTCTGGATCTTGTATTGGCCCTGGGGCAGTCCCTGCCCACACTGATCTATGAGGGTGCCCATGGTCTTGATTCCAAAAGCTGCAAGAACCCGTGTGACTTGACTGTGTGGCTCTCCTCCTGCTTCCCTTCAGCCCCCGCCCCCCCTCCAGCCTTGAAGTCCATTGTTCTCTGCATCTGGTCCAGCCTGAGTCTCTGTCTGGGGAACCCCCAGCCTCCCACTCCTCTTGGAAGCTTTTATACATTTCCCTCTCCCACACCTTCCCCTCCCTTTCATCTATGTCTTTCCCCCTTCCTCCAATTCTTCTCTCCCCAGTTCTGTTTATAAGAGTACCGTGAAGCACAACTCCTTTGCTGAACCCAACTCTCCTTTTAGATGTTTTAAGGGATGCCCTCCCTCCCACTCACCTCCTCATAAGGTAAAATTCAGTAAGGAAGGAGGTGAATGTGCAGTTTGCTTGGGTGAGCTTTGAGGTGGCCTTACTGCTTCTCATTATGCCCTTCAATTTGCTGCCCCCAGCATTCTCCCAGCCTTATACCCACTTCACGGTTGATCCCTGAGGCTTGTGAAGCATTTGAGGTGATGAGAATGAAGACCAACTTCCCTAGATGGGTGTTTGCTACTAAGCCCTTGGGGCCAGAGGTGCCATGTTTGGACCCAAGTGGCACTAGTCAGGGCTTATTGGCATGGAAGCCTGTGGCCCTCAGGACTGAGGTGGCTAAGGGACAGTCACCTGcactccttctctttctctctggcttttctttcctttaactcCATATCCCACTCCTGAGGTTTCCCAACTATTTCACTGAAACCCGTTAAACCATAGCAAGTGGCCTGAATCCAGGGCCACCTCCTATATCATGGTCCTGGAGACAGACAGGCCACTCACAAGCTCTGAGACACTGCACAAGGGCCTTAACCTCTCCCagcctctgtttccttctctgagGGCTGTCATCCATCTCACAAGGTGGGGTAAGGACTCAGCGCAGGGCCTGGCTCAGAGAAAGCACTCAGCACATCGGGACTATGATTTTGCCTTTTGTTATCTTCCAGGTTTTATGCCTCATATGCAAATGGCAAAGATGGCCTTGCATTTGtcccttcactttttttttttttgcctctttggCAGGAATCCCATTTCTCAGGTCTCCCTCAGCTTGGTGTGAGCAAGGTGCTGCCAAAGCTACTAGGAGCCCCTGGGAGCTCAGGGACACAAGGGTGCCCATTGCCCCCTGCTGGCAGTTAGCCCATGTGACAGCCTCACTGTTCGCCCCACATTTGTCCCCCTGTGTGCCTGACAGTGAACAAGGCAGGGGGCTGACAGTCgcaggtgggggcagggaaaATGAAAGGCGAGAGGCCAGTGGAGTGGCTCTGGAATCAGGCCTGGGGGTCTGGGAAGCTCCTCATGGAGGGCACATGCTGAATCCTGACGGACCTGGAGGA
The Macaca mulatta isolate MMU2019108-1 chromosome 6, T2T-MMU8v2.0, whole genome shotgun sequence DNA segment above includes these coding regions:
- the PCDH12 gene encoding protocadherin-12, yielding MMQLLQLLLGLLGPGGYFFLLGDGQEVTTLTVKYQVSEEVPSGTVIGKLSQELGREERQRQAGAAFQVLQLPQALPIQVDSEEGLLSTGRRLDREQLCRQWDPCLVSFDVLATGDLALIHVEIQVLDINDHQPRFPKGEQELEISESASLRTRIPLDRALDPDTGPNTLHTYTLSPSEHFALDVIVGPDETKHAELVVVKELDREIHSFFDLVLTAYDNGNPPKSGTSLVKVNVLDSNDNSPVFAESSLALEIQEDAAPGTLLIKLTATDPDQGPNGEVEFFLSKHMPPEVLDTFSIDAKTGQVILRRPLDYEKNPAYEVDVQARDLGPNPIPAHCKVLIKVLDVNDNIPSIHVTWASQPSLVSEALPKDSFIALVMADDLDSGNNGLVHCWLSQELGHFRLKRTNGNTYMLLTNATLDREQWPKYTLTLLAQDQGLQPLSAKKQLSIHISDINDNAPVFEKSRYEVSTRENNVPSLHLITIKAHDADLGINGKVSYRIHDSPVAHLVAIDSNTGEVTAQRSLNYEEMAGFEFQVIAEDSGQPMLASSVSVRVSLLDANDNAPEVVQPVLSDGKASLSVLVNASTGHLLVPIETPNGLGPAGTDTPPLATHSSRPFLLTTIVARDADSGANGEPLYSIRSGNEAHLFILSPHAGQLFVNVTNASSLIGSEWELEIVVEDQGSPPLQTRALLRIMFVTSADHLRDSARKPGALSMSMLTVICLTVLLGIFGLILALFMSICRTEKKDNRAYNCREAESTYRQQPKRPQKHIQKADIHLVPMLRGQAGEPCEVGQSHKDVDKEAMMEAGWDPCLQAPFHLTPTLYRTLRNQGNQGAPAESREVLQDTVNLLFNHPRQRNASRENLNLPEPQPATGQPRSRPLKVAGSPTGRLAGDQGSEEAPQSPPASSATLRRQRHLNGKVSPEKELGPRQILRSLVRLSVAAFAERNPVEELTVDSPPVQQISQLLSLLHQGQFQPKPNHRGNKYLAKPGGSRSAITDTDGPSARAGGQTDPEQEEGPLDPEEDLSVKQLLEEELSSLLDPCTGLALDRLSAPDPAWMARLSLPLTTNYHDNVISPDAAATEEPRTFQTFGKAEAPELSPTGTRLASTFVSEMSSLLEMLLEQRSGMPVEAASEALRRLSVCGRTLSLDLATSAASGMKVQGDPGGKTGTEGRSRGSSSSGSCL